From Humisphaera borealis, the proteins below share one genomic window:
- a CDS encoding glycosyltransferase family 2 protein gives MQYPKISIVTPSYNQAAYVPWTVRSVLLQRYPNLEYIVMDGGSKDNTVEVLKPYVDRLAHFQSERDKGQSDAIKRGFDRCSGEIMAYLNSDDMLAPGALHYVADFFARNPDVDAVYSHRLTVDGHNLAKWYWILPEHSNWYQMRWDLIPQESCFWRRRYFDKCGNVDDSLRFAIDYDLFTRYMQAGAKFVRVNRFLGVFREHEEAKTSQLMNTVGASEINKVREKYGIKLGRTAPFVSARFYYAALRNGEAFAYKRKQLPGCLPGIRYDYNEAWGGLLDDPRLPPIAPSST, from the coding sequence ATGCAATACCCCAAGATCTCCATCGTCACCCCCAGCTACAACCAGGCGGCGTACGTGCCCTGGACGGTGCGCAGCGTCCTGCTGCAGCGCTACCCGAACCTCGAATACATCGTGATGGACGGTGGATCGAAGGACAACACGGTCGAGGTGCTTAAGCCCTACGTCGACCGCCTGGCACACTTCCAGTCAGAGCGCGACAAGGGGCAGAGCGACGCCATCAAGCGCGGCTTCGACCGCTGCAGCGGCGAGATCATGGCGTATCTCAACAGCGACGACATGCTCGCCCCCGGCGCACTGCATTACGTCGCGGACTTCTTCGCCCGCAACCCCGACGTCGACGCCGTCTACAGCCACCGCCTGACCGTCGACGGCCACAATCTCGCCAAGTGGTACTGGATCCTTCCCGAGCACAGCAACTGGTACCAGATGCGCTGGGACCTGATCCCACAGGAAAGCTGCTTCTGGCGTCGACGATACTTCGACAAGTGCGGCAACGTGGACGATTCCCTGCGGTTCGCGATCGACTACGACCTGTTCACCCGCTACATGCAGGCCGGCGCGAAGTTCGTCCGCGTCAATCGCTTCCTCGGCGTGTTCCGCGAGCACGAGGAAGCCAAGACGAGCCAGCTGATGAACACCGTGGGCGCATCTGAAATCAACAAGGTGCGCGAGAAGTACGGCATCAAGCTCGGCAGAACGGCACCGTTCGTCAGCGCCCGGTTCTACTACGCCGCGTTGCGCAACGGCGAAGCGTTTGCCTATAAGCGCAAGCAGCTCCCCGGCTGTCTGCCGGGCATTCGATACGACTACAACGAGGCCTGGGGCGGACTACTTGACGATCCCCGCCTGCCGCCTATTGCGCCGTCGAGTACGTAA
- a CDS encoding glycosyltransferase family 9 protein produces MRILASNPDTIGDMVLRQPLYRALVAGGHELTLIVRKSVEPIAKLIVPEATTIVLPQEVYCPVDERWEAFVPLVRQAIEFRPDLLLIAPFQWTRFEERLAAELREPRNGLPGVKVAGMSGRLYAGDPYAGQARPSELRLDQTLAVDEDIREADKNALLADMLGCPVASVEPVLVPDDTSRAAAERILAERGLSPGEYWIACVTGTANVPIKAWPATQWAQVLRHWHERYGRRFLFVGLPAERSVVELTLAGMADAATSAAVWMEPDGDVTTLAALAAMSEGYVGHDTGPMHIAAAVGKPVLAIFGGGHKLRFAPRATPSIVLSVRVPCAGCGWACSFEEAHCVQALRPADVLRAIDDLEVGRIVGQDIRLLPLPIDVQDRMTLYAADLARDRLRLLSSAQRQLDLIDPSQIARLTVERNATAQTAEELAQKLSVVSAEVRRLNDVTQKLETQSSDLSKQLQDREQAVVELRRAIEEANQRTNIEAAARKSEVEPLRKEVEQLRHKLSAMEPAPVIVVPARPRRSWRELLVDVVCGKRHYEPKRVPPPMPTIRLVTIVRPGDKDEDICRTIDSAIAEGYPHLEYVLVSNGVPAALNHYTDRVTKIVEPTAEPFGATAEAIATGESDLVAWLDVGTAYEPGALHRAGEYFRDHSMAMAAVFEETSAKDGGWRFHHGWPRVDVDSLRHDGSVTSLPHVFFRRQPYGLIGPINPAKGEAAGWDLLIRFSRRFGIRRVRGHGVYRFAAPAVSELAHVHLGEAINDFNAGFGLAGRIRCRATAVGRELASLLRQWVVRDDWRWPSWVVPEGGVAAPAEPLQTATSPINHRRPDRLLFSSPDVTTGGPEIYRVYRDAAGDAAIACPSIASDRLLTLCTERQRRSGSSVVPSANVPAGEGISVAISPFQRFRGGPRWARIVAALPSPYWRLAGAKAAAETPTGRLRSMVGPELTGDSSVRALVVGCYDGRDMDDIKSTTKWILTGLETNTTAAAEAEAKGHRVFRCNPQDAFMTLPDGEVFDLIFLPSVLEHWDDPAWVLRRLQRLLTPTGRIVIRTPNLDSMLRRRFGPTWWFWQLPYHRVLLGRRGLRLLAAAVDMRVERLKTITDAYTAAASVQLNEIGLAGIVPDGATFEMRIARRGAKWAGWARTLWDRFGRGDEMWAILRLL; encoded by the coding sequence ATGCGGATTCTCGCGAGCAACCCCGACACCATCGGCGACATGGTCCTGCGACAGCCGCTGTATCGCGCGCTGGTCGCAGGGGGGCACGAGCTGACCCTTATCGTCCGCAAATCTGTCGAGCCGATCGCGAAATTGATCGTTCCCGAAGCAACGACGATCGTCCTGCCCCAGGAAGTCTATTGCCCCGTCGATGAGCGATGGGAAGCGTTCGTGCCGCTGGTGCGACAGGCCATCGAGTTCCGACCCGATCTGCTGCTGATTGCCCCGTTCCAATGGACCCGCTTCGAGGAACGCCTGGCCGCCGAGCTGCGCGAACCGCGCAACGGCCTGCCCGGCGTGAAGGTCGCCGGAATGAGCGGCCGGCTCTATGCCGGCGACCCGTACGCGGGCCAGGCCCGCCCGTCTGAGCTTCGGCTCGATCAAACGCTCGCTGTCGACGAAGACATCCGCGAGGCCGACAAGAATGCGCTGCTGGCCGACATGCTCGGCTGTCCGGTGGCGTCGGTTGAACCGGTGCTTGTACCCGATGACACGTCCAGGGCTGCCGCCGAGCGAATCCTTGCCGAACGAGGCCTTTCCCCCGGCGAGTACTGGATTGCATGCGTGACCGGTACCGCCAATGTGCCTATCAAAGCCTGGCCGGCGACGCAATGGGCCCAGGTGCTGCGGCATTGGCACGAACGCTACGGGCGGAGGTTTCTATTCGTCGGACTGCCGGCGGAACGATCCGTTGTCGAACTGACGCTCGCAGGCATGGCCGACGCCGCGACATCCGCGGCCGTCTGGATGGAGCCGGACGGCGATGTCACCACCCTGGCGGCTTTGGCGGCGATGTCGGAGGGGTATGTCGGGCACGACACCGGCCCGATGCACATTGCCGCCGCCGTCGGCAAGCCGGTACTGGCGATCTTCGGCGGGGGGCACAAGCTGCGCTTCGCGCCGCGGGCGACGCCGAGCATCGTCCTGAGCGTGCGGGTGCCCTGCGCCGGCTGCGGCTGGGCCTGCAGCTTCGAAGAGGCCCACTGCGTTCAGGCACTGCGCCCCGCGGATGTGCTTCGCGCCATCGACGACCTGGAGGTCGGCCGGATCGTCGGCCAGGACATTCGCCTGCTGCCGCTGCCAATCGACGTCCAGGACCGAATGACCCTCTACGCCGCCGACCTGGCCCGCGACCGGCTCCGACTGCTCTCCAGCGCCCAGCGCCAGCTCGATCTGATCGACCCTTCCCAGATCGCGCGCCTGACGGTCGAACGCAACGCCACCGCGCAAACCGCCGAAGAACTGGCTCAGAAACTGTCGGTAGTATCGGCGGAGGTGCGACGGCTCAACGACGTCACGCAGAAACTGGAGACACAGTCGTCGGATCTTTCAAAGCAGTTGCAGGACCGCGAGCAGGCGGTCGTCGAGCTACGGCGGGCGATTGAAGAGGCCAACCAGCGGACCAATATCGAAGCCGCGGCCCGAAAGTCCGAAGTCGAACCGCTGCGCAAGGAAGTGGAACAGCTGCGGCACAAGCTGTCGGCGATGGAGCCAGCCCCGGTGATTGTCGTACCGGCCCGACCCCGGCGAAGCTGGCGGGAACTGCTCGTGGATGTCGTCTGCGGGAAACGGCACTACGAGCCCAAGCGTGTTCCGCCGCCGATGCCGACGATTCGGCTCGTCACCATCGTCCGCCCCGGCGACAAAGACGAAGACATCTGCCGTACGATCGACTCGGCGATCGCCGAAGGGTACCCCCATCTTGAATACGTGCTGGTCTCGAACGGCGTGCCGGCAGCGCTGAACCATTACACCGACCGCGTGACGAAGATCGTCGAACCCACCGCCGAACCGTTCGGTGCCACCGCCGAGGCGATAGCGACCGGCGAATCCGATCTGGTCGCTTGGCTGGACGTCGGGACGGCGTACGAGCCGGGGGCGCTGCACCGCGCGGGCGAGTACTTTCGCGATCATTCGATGGCGATGGCAGCCGTGTTCGAGGAAACATCCGCCAAGGACGGCGGCTGGCGATTCCATCACGGCTGGCCGCGGGTTGACGTCGATTCGCTGCGCCACGACGGAAGCGTTACCTCGCTGCCCCACGTCTTCTTTCGCCGGCAGCCTTACGGCCTGATCGGCCCGATCAATCCCGCCAAGGGTGAAGCGGCGGGCTGGGACCTGCTCATTCGCTTCTCTCGCCGCTTCGGCATCCGGCGCGTCCGCGGCCACGGCGTATATCGGTTCGCCGCTCCTGCGGTCAGCGAACTGGCTCATGTTCACCTCGGCGAAGCGATCAATGACTTTAACGCGGGCTTCGGATTGGCCGGCCGTATCCGCTGCCGGGCGACCGCTGTCGGGCGCGAACTGGCATCCCTGCTACGCCAATGGGTCGTTCGCGACGACTGGCGCTGGCCGAGTTGGGTCGTTCCAGAAGGCGGTGTTGCCGCACCGGCCGAACCGCTGCAGACCGCAACCAGCCCGATCAACCATCGCCGACCCGATCGGCTCCTGTTCTCATCTCCCGACGTAACAACCGGCGGGCCGGAGATCTACCGCGTTTATCGCGACGCCGCAGGCGATGCGGCGATCGCGTGCCCGTCGATCGCCAGTGACAGGCTGCTAACGCTTTGCACCGAGCGGCAGAGACGCAGCGGTTCGTCCGTGGTGCCGTCGGCCAACGTCCCTGCCGGCGAAGGAATATCGGTCGCCATATCGCCGTTCCAGCGCTTTCGCGGCGGACCGCGCTGGGCGCGGATCGTAGCCGCGCTGCCGTCGCCCTACTGGCGGCTGGCGGGCGCGAAGGCTGCGGCCGAAACGCCGACCGGCCGACTGCGATCAATGGTAGGTCCGGAGCTTACCGGCGACTCGTCCGTCCGTGCCCTCGTCGTCGGTTGTTACGACGGCCGCGACATGGACGACATCAAGTCGACGACGAAGTGGATCCTGACGGGCCTCGAAACCAATACGACCGCAGCCGCCGAGGCCGAAGCGAAGGGTCATCGTGTCTTCCGCTGCAATCCGCAGGACGCGTTCATGACGCTGCCCGACGGCGAGGTATTCGATCTGATCTTTCTCCCATCCGTGCTCGAACACTGGGACGACCCGGCGTGGGTCCTTCGCCGCCTGCAGCGCCTGCTGACGCCGACGGGCCGCATTGTCATCCGCACGCCGAACCTCGATTCAATGCTCCGCCGCCGCTTCGGGCCGACCTGGTGGTTCTGGCAGTTACCGTATCATCGCGTTCTCCTCGGCCGTCGCGGCCTGCGGCTGCTGGCGGCCGCGGTGGATATGAGGGTCGAGCGACTGAAGACAATCACCGACGCCTACACCGCCGCGGCAAGCGTGCAGCTCAATGAGATCGGCCTGGCCGGTATCGTTCCGGACGGCGCGACGTTCGAAATGCGCATCGCCCGCCGCGGCGCCAAGTGGGCCGGCTGGGCCAGAACGCTGTGGGACCGATTCGGACGCGGCGACGAGATGTGGGCGATCCTTCGGCTCTTGTAG
- a CDS encoding TolC family protein has translation MTHRTLRNELPTRLSGSARRPRLLAAALRALVIGGLAAPIYTLVGCNAYEPPIFDPSMVELRERQGANDASVKLEKYPATLQAIPTPKGGDAGGPRPPNDAYIGKLPTTGRTYDPKNAVHLSLREIITRAVLCNSEVKVAGYDPAINAQRTIEQEAVFDAAAFLNLSTARQDTGLSTTDSLGLGNQAGNTVVGFNNKTVTNTGATGLRQRMVTGGEARLTYSWAWSRIDNIASSDEKFWQNEVRLEVTQPLLRDFGRDVNSARIEIARGDQKISVLDFRRILEEQLSELERAYWQLYQANRIVYIQETLLADTIETYRVLYERWIRGLDASKIPVSQAQSSARARQADLIRAKQNVVDLSDEIKRRMNDPEFPVSSSFLIVPSDAPLQDPVNFDYQVAIDAAVAHRLELGQQLVRIEQSRVAERVAANNKLPRVDFVGSFGFRGLGDGPGEASKNLWELNSPSWSFGFEMEYPIGNRSARAIFERARLQRLQAIEQYRNILAQVSLDVKTSMSDIRSNWEQSAARTQSRLASREQLDLIQKQQDLGEPITPPFIQVKLQAQETLANEAREEAAAIANYNIAIQRLERAKGTLLKYNNVKLKEDPGAKYLNRAWVEEVLKP, from the coding sequence ATGACCCACCGCACGCTTCGGAACGAACTTCCCACCCGGCTGTCCGGCTCGGCCCGACGCCCCCGGTTGCTCGCCGCCGCCCTGAGGGCGCTGGTCATCGGCGGGCTGGCCGCGCCGATCTACACCCTGGTCGGCTGCAACGCTTACGAACCGCCGATCTTCGACCCCAGCATGGTCGAACTGCGGGAACGCCAGGGCGCCAACGACGCCTCGGTCAAACTGGAAAAGTACCCGGCGACGCTGCAGGCAATTCCGACACCCAAGGGTGGCGACGCGGGCGGCCCGCGACCGCCAAACGACGCCTACATCGGAAAGCTGCCCACGACCGGCCGCACCTACGACCCCAAGAATGCAGTCCACCTGAGCCTGCGTGAGATCATCACCCGGGCGGTGCTCTGCAACTCCGAAGTGAAAGTCGCCGGCTACGACCCGGCCATCAACGCCCAGCGCACGATCGAACAGGAAGCGGTGTTCGACGCCGCCGCGTTTCTCAACCTCAGCACCGCCCGCCAGGACACCGGCCTGTCCACGACCGACAGCCTCGGCCTTGGCAATCAGGCGGGCAATACCGTTGTCGGGTTCAACAACAAGACCGTCACCAACACCGGCGCAACCGGCCTGCGGCAGCGGATGGTCACCGGCGGCGAGGCTCGCCTGACCTACTCCTGGGCCTGGAGCCGCATCGACAACATCGCCTCTTCGGACGAAAAATTCTGGCAGAACGAAGTCCGCCTGGAAGTAACCCAGCCGCTGCTTCGAGACTTCGGTCGCGATGTGAACTCGGCACGGATCGAGATCGCCCGCGGCGACCAGAAGATCAGCGTGCTCGACTTCCGCCGGATCCTGGAAGAGCAGCTTTCGGAACTCGAACGGGCCTACTGGCAGCTATATCAGGCGAACCGGATCGTCTACATCCAGGAAACGCTGCTGGCCGACACGATCGAAACCTACCGGGTTTTGTACGAGCGATGGATTCGAGGTCTGGACGCGTCCAAGATTCCCGTCAGCCAGGCGCAGTCATCAGCGCGAGCCCGCCAAGCAGACCTGATCCGCGCCAAGCAGAACGTGGTGGACCTGTCGGACGAGATCAAACGCCGCATGAACGACCCGGAATTCCCGGTGTCGTCCTCATTCCTGATCGTGCCTTCGGACGCGCCGCTGCAAGATCCGGTCAACTTCGACTACCAGGTGGCGATCGACGCTGCGGTCGCACATCGCCTGGAACTCGGTCAGCAGCTCGTCCGCATCGAACAGTCGCGCGTTGCCGAACGTGTCGCCGCCAACAACAAGCTGCCGCGGGTGGACTTCGTCGGAAGCTTTGGCTTCCGCGGGCTGGGGGACGGCCCGGGAGAGGCGAGCAAGAATCTTTGGGAGTTGAACAGCCCGAGCTGGTCGTTCGGATTTGAAATGGAGTATCCGATCGGCAACCGCTCGGCGCGGGCGATCTTCGAGCGTGCCCGGCTTCAGCGGCTTCAGGCGATTGAGCAGTATCGCAACATCCTTGCCCAGGTGTCGCTCGACGTGAAGACGTCGATGTCCGACATCCGGTCGAACTGGGAGCAGTCGGCAGCCCGCACGCAGTCTCGGCTGGCGAGCCGGGAACAGCTCGACCTCATCCAGAAGCAGCAGGATCTGGGCGAACCGATTACGCCGCCCTTCATTCAGGTCAAACTGCAGGCCCAGGAAACCCTCGCCAACGAAGCCCGCGAAGAGGCCGCCGCGATCGCGAACTACAACATTGCGATCCAGCGTCTCGAGCGTGCCAAGGGCACACTTCTGAAATACAACAACGTGAAGCTGAAGGAAGACCCCGGCGCCAAATACCTCAATCGCGCCTGGGTGGAGGAAGTGCTGAAGCCCTGA
- a CDS encoding LysE family transporter, with protein MDEIVADLLMIAAVSVGWQALARGMALGLGAAIPIGPVNVEIARRVLRHGFLAGAALGLGAVTVDVFYAVLSTFSFARLLNQPAVLLTMSGLGTLLLGYLGVQCLIAARKAWTTDPIDASLSDTAAASRSGHTALRSYVTGLLMTLLNPMTLAFWFVVVPAMGTGQTPAAGDSAGQTTSQAAGSQLPMMCVGVFLGTVGWVLGFSTALSIAQRAAGSGHRRRKWLALADAIGGAALLGFGVLSAVGFWQWMKAVL; from the coding sequence ATGGACGAGATTGTCGCTGACTTGCTGATGATCGCTGCCGTCTCGGTCGGCTGGCAGGCACTGGCCAGGGGCATGGCGCTGGGGCTGGGTGCGGCGATTCCGATCGGACCTGTCAACGTGGAGATCGCCAGGCGCGTGCTCAGGCACGGCTTCCTGGCAGGCGCGGCCCTGGGTTTGGGCGCGGTCACGGTCGACGTTTTTTACGCCGTGCTCTCCACCTTCAGCTTCGCACGCCTGCTCAATCAGCCGGCGGTACTGTTGACGATGTCCGGGCTTGGCACGCTCCTGCTGGGATACCTGGGGGTGCAATGCCTGATCGCGGCCCGCAAGGCATGGACGACTGACCCCATTGATGCCAGCCTGTCCGATACGGCGGCTGCCTCCCGGTCCGGCCATACCGCCCTGCGGTCATATGTGACCGGCTTGTTGATGACGTTGTTGAACCCGATGACGCTGGCGTTCTGGTTCGTGGTGGTGCCGGCAATGGGCACCGGGCAAACGCCGGCGGCAGGAGATTCGGCCGGACAGACAACTTCCCAAGCGGCGGGAAGCCAACTGCCGATGATGTGCGTCGGCGTGTTCCTTGGTACTGTCGGCTGGGTGCTGGGATTCTCGACCGCGTTGTCGATCGCACAGCGCGCCGCCGGTTCCGGCCACCGTCGCCGAAAGTGGCTTGCCCTGGCCGACGCGATCGGAGGCGCGGCGCTGTTGGGTTTTGGTGTGCTGTCGGCGGTCGGGTTCTGGCAGTGGATGAAGGCGGTCCTATAA
- a CDS encoding Minf_1886 family protein, protein MASKHQTQTREKTLEQVVADVGLYPRDAYEFVQQGLGFAAHRVHGEARAEGAEHVNRHVSGQQLCEGLREYALAQWGLLARAVLGRWNVTSTYDFGRIVFALIDAGQLQKTEDDTLDDFKAVFDFRSGFNQGYKIVIPD, encoded by the coding sequence ATGGCGTCAAAGCACCAGACCCAGACTCGCGAAAAGACGTTGGAGCAGGTCGTGGCCGATGTCGGCCTCTACCCGCGCGATGCGTATGAGTTCGTCCAGCAGGGGTTGGGCTTTGCGGCACACCGCGTTCATGGCGAAGCCAGGGCCGAAGGGGCCGAGCACGTCAACCGTCATGTCTCGGGCCAACAGTTGTGCGAAGGCCTTCGCGAATACGCGTTGGCCCAGTGGGGTCTGCTTGCCCGCGCGGTTCTCGGCCGATGGAACGTCACTTCGACGTACGATTTCGGCAGAATCGTTTTTGCTCTGATCGACGCAGGACAACTCCAGAAGACCGAAGACGACACGCTGGACGATTTCAAGGCCGTCTTCGACTTTCGTTCCGGTTTCAACCAGGGCTACAAGATTGTCATCCCTGACTGA
- a CDS encoding protein kinase family protein, which produces MTDHANEDPLDPASHPADGKYWSLRALGRNGLPAQFEIDGVVYRRTQTIKHDFFAATGFYASQAGRKVVLKMGRAEKFLGWPLDWLGKWLCERELRFYLRLADLPNIPGVVGRVGKTGFVHEYVEGQPLSADRPVPDGFFDNLLALMSQLHRRRIAYVDTNKPENILLGDDGLPHLIDFQISYDLYDLDDWPWSRWLLARLQREDVYHLLKHKKKLRRDEMTPQELEQSQRRSWLINLHRTIAKPYMFVRRRAYKKLKASGKLLPEGSK; this is translated from the coding sequence GTGACGGATCACGCCAACGAAGATCCTCTTGATCCCGCGTCGCATCCAGCCGACGGCAAATACTGGTCACTTCGTGCGCTGGGCAGGAATGGGCTTCCGGCACAATTCGAGATCGACGGGGTCGTCTATCGCCGTACCCAGACCATCAAGCACGATTTCTTTGCCGCGACGGGTTTTTACGCCAGTCAGGCCGGCCGGAAAGTCGTGCTGAAGATGGGCCGGGCAGAAAAGTTCCTCGGCTGGCCGCTCGATTGGCTTGGCAAGTGGTTATGTGAACGCGAGCTGCGGTTTTACTTGAGGCTCGCCGACCTGCCCAATATTCCAGGGGTGGTCGGCCGCGTCGGCAAGACTGGTTTCGTCCACGAGTATGTCGAAGGGCAGCCGCTGAGTGCTGACCGCCCGGTGCCTGACGGATTTTTCGACAATCTGCTGGCCCTGATGTCGCAACTGCACCGTCGGCGAATTGCGTACGTCGACACCAACAAGCCCGAAAACATCCTGCTTGGCGACGACGGCCTGCCCCACCTGATCGACTTTCAGATCAGCTACGACCTCTACGACCTCGATGACTGGCCTTGGAGCCGCTGGCTGCTCGCACGCCTGCAGCGCGAAGATGTCTACCACCTGCTGAAGCACAAAAAGAAGTTGCGGCGGGACGAAATGACGCCTCAGGAACTGGAGCAATCGCAGCGGCGAAGCTGGTTGATCAACCTTCATCGCACGATTGCCAAACCCTATATGTTCGTCCGTCGGCGGGCGTACAAGAAGCTGAAAGCCAGTGGCAAGCTTCTGCCCGAGGGAAGCAAGTAG
- a CDS encoding DUF1259 domain-containing protein — protein MPTLRRSLSPAVCLFGLAILCLAGCAGAPAERRALLVELPPATNAAVPKPDPGSDEAKAKVSFETVSKILGRSGVYKTAGVYVITVPRDDLALAIDGMEVPTAAGIESVFSFYYCPCGKTNVVGQFCVLDYESNDVIDALRAARIEIVSVAPMLLHTRNAPIAIRFFAESKPEPLATAIREALRWTGKERMAPATK, from the coding sequence ATGCCGACTCTCCGACGATCGCTGTCGCCCGCGGTATGCCTGTTCGGGCTTGCCATCCTGTGTCTGGCCGGCTGCGCGGGCGCGCCTGCCGAACGGCGTGCCCTGCTCGTCGAGCTTCCGCCTGCGACGAACGCCGCCGTCCCCAAGCCCGACCCAGGTTCCGATGAAGCGAAGGCCAAGGTGTCGTTCGAAACCGTTTCCAAAATCCTTGGTCGCAGCGGGGTGTACAAGACTGCTGGCGTCTATGTGATCACCGTCCCGCGCGACGATCTGGCGCTGGCGATTGACGGCATGGAAGTTCCCACGGCGGCCGGGATCGAATCGGTGTTCAGCTTCTATTACTGCCCCTGCGGGAAAACGAACGTAGTCGGTCAATTCTGCGTGCTGGACTACGAGTCGAACGACGTCATCGATGCATTGCGCGCGGCACGCATCGAAATTGTGTCGGTCGCGCCCATGCTGCTGCACACCCGCAACGCACCGATTGCCATCCGATTCTTCGCCGAGAGCAAGCCCGAACCACTCGCGACGGCGATCCGCGAGGCACTCCGCTGGACGGGCAAGGAAAGAATGGCGCCGGCTACGAAGTAA
- the rsmA gene encoding 16S rRNA (adenine(1518)-N(6)/adenine(1519)-N(6))-dimethyltransferase RsmA: MAQTKHEIQSLLASADTSPRHRFGQNFMIDQNLVRLVADAGELTPQDWCLEIGPGTGTLTEELLSRAGRVTAVEIDRDLAGLLRERLSGRENFQLIEGDALASKHELNADLRAALDAARRDGLRPKLVANLPYNIASPLVIELLIAGVDLLTFTVQKEVADRFKAQAGSDDYGPLTLMAQMLAKVEVLRNLPPQAFWPAPKIDSSLVRLRRDDRLGAGVKSFDVFMHKVFSFRRKTLRKAIDQAGYDADRIIRESGIDGSLRPEVFTPEQIVELWKIALPTRV, from the coding sequence TTGGCACAGACCAAACACGAAATCCAATCCCTTCTGGCAAGTGCGGATACCTCGCCACGACATCGGTTCGGGCAGAACTTCATGATCGACCAGAACCTCGTCCGGCTCGTCGCAGACGCCGGCGAGTTGACGCCGCAGGACTGGTGCCTGGAAATCGGTCCCGGCACCGGCACGCTCACAGAAGAGCTGCTCTCCCGGGCCGGCCGTGTGACGGCAGTCGAGATCGATCGCGACCTTGCGGGTTTGCTTCGTGAACGGTTGAGCGGTCGCGAGAACTTCCAGCTCATCGAAGGCGACGCCCTGGCGAGCAAGCATGAGCTGAATGCCGACCTCCGGGCGGCTCTCGACGCCGCCCGCCGGGACGGCCTCCGCCCCAAGCTGGTCGCGAACCTGCCGTACAACATCGCCTCGCCGCTGGTGATCGAGCTGCTCATCGCCGGCGTCGATCTGCTGACCTTTACCGTCCAGAAGGAAGTCGCCGACCGATTCAAGGCCCAAGCCGGCAGCGACGACTACGGCCCCCTGACGCTGATGGCGCAGATGCTCGCGAAAGTAGAGGTCCTGCGCAACCTGCCACCCCAGGCATTCTGGCCGGCACCCAAGATCGATTCTTCCCTCGTACGGCTTCGCAGAGACGACCGGCTCGGCGCGGGCGTCAAATCGTTTGATGTCTTCATGCACAAGGTCTTCTCGTTCCGGAGGAAGACATTGCGCAAGGCTATCGATCAGGCAGGGTACGACGCCGACCGAATCATCCGGGAGAGCGGCATCGACGGGTCACTCCGACCGGAAGTCTTTACGCCGGAGCAGATCGTCGAACTCTGGAAGATCGCGTTGCCAACCAGGGTGTGA
- a CDS encoding protein-tyrosine phosphatase family protein encodes MTQPLPSTRRFRVRRLAIAGVAVALSIVGWYVVRYHVWDEYLFPRNFKTVEEGKIYRSGQISSHLIRKTLEQHQIKVIVFMSRDDRRIPDVDAECKVSAELGIERHNFSLGGDGLGNPASYADALAVLTASEKVGKAALVHCNAGTQRTGGVVALYRTLIQGRTGEEAYIELTRAGHDPDDNPGLIPFLNQNMKQIAEMLVDRGVIERIPNPLPHIKS; translated from the coding sequence ATGACACAGCCGCTGCCTTCAACACGTCGGTTTCGCGTCCGTCGGCTTGCTATAGCCGGCGTAGCTGTCGCGCTGTCGATCGTCGGCTGGTACGTAGTGCGATATCACGTCTGGGACGAGTACCTGTTCCCGCGCAACTTCAAAACGGTGGAGGAAGGAAAGATCTACCGGAGTGGACAAATCTCCAGCCATCTCATTCGAAAGACACTCGAGCAACACCAGATCAAGGTGATCGTGTTCATGAGCCGGGACGACCGGCGGATACCGGATGTCGACGCCGAGTGCAAAGTGTCGGCGGAACTCGGGATCGAGCGACACAACTTCAGTCTCGGGGGTGACGGGCTGGGAAATCCGGCAAGCTATGCCGACGCGCTGGCTGTTCTGACCGCGTCGGAAAAGGTGGGCAAGGCAGCACTGGTCCACTGCAATGCCGGCACGCAACGGACCGGCGGGGTGGTCGCACTTTATCGGACGCTGATCCAAGGTCGTACAGGTGAAGAGGCCTACATCGAACTGACGCGCGCCGGCCATGATCCCGACGACAATCCCGGGCTCATCCCATTTCTCAATCAGAACATGAAGCAGATCGCCGAGATGCTGGTCGATCGGGGCGTCATTGAACGCATTCCCAACCCACTTCCCCACATCAAATCTTAG
- a CDS encoding NADH-quinone oxidoreductase subunit A translates to MSTLALLPYLAQTSANEPRVAWAPVVLLLIMGIGFAVTNVALSIFVGPKNTGPGKEQTYESGMVPVGTAHQRFNVRFYIVAMIFLVFDVDIIFMYPWATIFTDGVRSTGVVGGVSFGTLLLLEMGIFVLLLLVAYLYAWGKGVFKWD, encoded by the coding sequence ATGAGTACTCTCGCCCTGTTGCCTTATCTCGCCCAGACGTCGGCCAATGAGCCGCGGGTTGCCTGGGCACCGGTCGTGCTTCTGCTGATCATGGGGATCGGCTTTGCCGTCACGAACGTGGCGCTGTCGATCTTCGTCGGGCCTAAGAACACCGGTCCGGGCAAGGAACAGACCTACGAAAGCGGCATGGTCCCCGTCGGCACCGCCCACCAGCGGTTCAACGTGCGGTTCTATATCGTCGCGATGATCTTCCTGGTCTTCGACGTCGACATCATCTTCATGTACCCCTGGGCGACGATCTTCACCGACGGCGTCCGCTCGACCGGAGTCGTGGGTGGCGTGTCCTTTGGAACACTGCTGCTCCTGGAAATGGGGATTTTCGTTCTGTTGCTGCTCGTTGCTTACCTTTATGCATGGGGTAAGGGCGTGTTCAAGTGGGATTGA